The window GACCCGGGCGCGCCTCAGCGCCTCGCGCAGCGGCGGCACGCCGCCGCGGCGGTCGCCGTTCGCGGCTGGAAGATCTTGAGGACGCTCGTCACGCATGGCTTCACGATAGCAAGCCACGGGCGCGCCGCGAAGCGCGGCGGACCCGGATGCGCACAGGCGCTCGCGTCATTCTTCGATCACCACGAGCAGATCCTTGGCGTCGACGGGCGACCCGGGCGTCACCAGCACCTCTTTGACGGTCCCGCCGCGCTCCGCGTGGATCGAGGTCTCCATCTTCATCGCCTCGATCGAGAGCAGCACGTCGCCCTGCGCGATCTGCTGGCCGGTCTTGACCGAGACGGTTGAGATGATCCCCGGCATCGGCGCCGCGACGTGAGCGGGGTTGCCGTCCTCCGCCTTGCGCCGCGCCTCGCGCACGTTGGCGGCGAAGCGGTTCGGCACCTTGATGATGCGCGGCTGGCCGTTCAGCTCGAAGAAGACCTTCACCTGGCCCTCCTCGTCCGTCTCGCCGACGCCGAGGTTGCGGATCATCAGCGTCTTGCCGCGCTCGATCTCGACCGCCAACTCGTCGCCGGCGGCCAGGCCGTAGAAGTAGACCGGCGTCGGCAGCGCTGAGACGGGGCCGTACTTCTTCTCGGCCAGCGCGTAATCCACGAAGACCTTGGGATACATGAGGTAGGACGCAAGCTCGAAACCCGACACCTCGCGCTCGATCTTGACCTCGACCTCGGCCTTCGCCACGTCGAGGTCGGTCGGCGGCATCAGCGCCCCGGCGCGCCCTTCGATCGGCGCTTCGCCCTTCAGCACCTTCCGCTGGATGCCCTCGGGGAAGCCGCCGGGCGGCTGACTGAGCTCGCCCTTCATCAGCTGGACCACGCTCTCCGGGAACGAGACGTCGACCGCCGGGTCCTCGACCTCGGCGCGGGTTAGCCCGGCCGAGACCATGGTCAGCGCCATGTCGCCTACGACTTTCGAGGTCGGCGTGACCTTGATGATGTCGCCGAACATGTCGTTGACGTCGCGGTAGGTGCGGGCGACCTCCGTCCAGCGGCTCTCCAGCCCCATGGAGCGCGCCTGCTCCTTGAGGTTGGTGAACTGCCCGCCCGGCATCTCGTGGAGATAGACCTCGGACGCGGGCGCCAGCAGGTCGTTCTCGAAGGCGGCGTACTGCGCACGCGCCGCCTCCCAGTAGAGCGAGATCGCGCGGATCGCGTCGAGGTCGAGGCCGCTGTCGCGCTCCGAGCCCTTCAGGGCGGCGACCACCGAGCCGAGGCACGGCTGCGAGGTCATGCCGGAGAAGGCGTCCATGGCGGCGTCCACCGCGTCGACGCCGGCGTCGATCGCGGCGAGCAGCGTCGCGCCGGCGATGCCGGAGGTGTCGTGGGTGTGAAGGTGGAGCGGGAGCCCGGTCTCCTCCCGCAGCGTCTTGACCAGCAGCCGGGCCGCCGCGGGTTTCAGCAGCCCCGCCATGTCCTTTAGGCACAGCACATGGGCGCCCGCCGCCTCGAGCTGCTTCGCGAGGTCGACGTAATACTTGAGGTCGTACTTCGCGCGCGAGGGATCGAGGACGTCGCCGGTGTAGCAGATCGCGGCCTCGCAGATCTTCCCGGCCTCGTTCACCGCGTCCATCGTGACGCGCATGTTGTCGATCCAGTTCAGGCAGTCGAACACCCGGAACAGATCGACGCCGCCGTTTGCAGCCTGGCCGATGAAGTAGGCCACCGCGTTGTCCGGGTAATTGGCGTAGCCGACGCCGTTCGAGCCGCGGACCAGGCATTGCAGCAGCAGGTTCGGCGCGGCCTCACGGATCTTGGCCAGGCGCTCCCACGGGTCCTCGGTCAGGAAGCGCATGGCGACGTCGAAGGTCGCCCCGCCCCAGCATTCGAGGCTGAGCAGTTCCGGCAAGCCTTGCGCGTAGGACGACGCGGAGGCCGCGATATCGAAGGTGCGGACGCGGGTCGCCAGCAGCGACTGGTGCGCGTCGCGCATCGTGGTGTCGGTGAACAGCACGCGGTTTTCCGCGCGCATCCATTCGCCGAACTTCCTCGGCCCGAGCTTCTCGAGCAGTTGGCGCGAGCCGGAGGACGGCTGACCGCCCCCGCCGAAGACCGGCGGCGTCGGAACCTGCGCGCCGGCCTTAGGCTTAGCGCGGCCCTTGGCCTCCGGATGGCCGTTGACGGTGACGTCGGCGACGTAGGTGAGCAGCTTGGTCGCACGGTCCTGCCGCTTCTCGAAGGCGAACAGCGCCGGCGTCTCGTCGATGAAGCGGGTGATGGTCTCGCCGGCGAGGAAGGTCGGGTGCCGGACCACGTTCTCCAGGAAGGCGAGATTCGTCGCGACGCCGCGGATGCGGTACTCGCTGATGGCGCGCTGCATGCGCAGGCACGCCTCCTCGGCCGTCGGCGCCCAGGCCGTCACCTTCTCCAGCATCGGGTCGTAGAAGCGGGTGATGACCGCGCCGGAATAGGCCGTGCCGCCGTCGATGCGGATGCCGAAGCCCATGGCGCCGCGGTAGGCGGTGATGCGGCCATAATCCGGGATGAAGTTGTCTTCGGGGTTTTCGGTGGTGATCCGGCACTGCAAGGCATGGCCGTTGAGGCGGATGTCGTCCTGCAGGGGCACGCCGGACTCCGGCGTCCCGATCGTCTCGCCCTCGATCACCTTAATCTGCGCCTTCACGATGTCGACGCCGGTGACGACCTCGGTCACCGTGTGCTCGACCTGGATGCGCGGGTTGACCTCGATGAAGTAGAACTCGCCGGTGTCGGCGTTCATCAGGAACTCGACCGTGCCGGCGCCGAGGTA is drawn from Methylopila sp. 73B and contains these coding sequences:
- the pyc gene encoding pyruvate carboxylase, which gives rise to MNARAPVVPPRKIRKLLVANRSEIAIRVFRAAAELGIRTVAIYAEEDKLSLHRFKSDEAYQVGRGMGPLEAYLSIPEVIRVATEAGVDAIHPGYGFLSESPEFAEACAEAKILFIGPSPDTMRSLGNKVAARNLAESVGVPVMPATAPLPDDPDAIRKAAEELGLPVMLKASWGGGGRGMRVIRDMAKLTSEVTNAKREAKAAFGKDEVYLEKLVERARHVEVQVLGDRHGNTVHLFERDCSVQRRNQKVVERAPAPYLDAETRAALCESGLKIARATDYLGAGTVEFLMNADTGEFYFIEVNPRIQVEHTVTEVVTGVDIVKAQIKVIEGETIGTPESGVPLQDDIRLNGHALQCRITTENPEDNFIPDYGRITAYRGAMGFGIRIDGGTAYSGAVITRFYDPMLEKVTAWAPTAEEACLRMQRAISEYRIRGVATNLAFLENVVRHPTFLAGETITRFIDETPALFAFEKRQDRATKLLTYVADVTVNGHPEAKGRAKPKAGAQVPTPPVFGGGGQPSSGSRQLLEKLGPRKFGEWMRAENRVLFTDTTMRDAHQSLLATRVRTFDIAASASSYAQGLPELLSLECWGGATFDVAMRFLTEDPWERLAKIREAAPNLLLQCLVRGSNGVGYANYPDNAVAYFIGQAANGGVDLFRVFDCLNWIDNMRVTMDAVNEAGKICEAAICYTGDVLDPSRAKYDLKYYVDLAKQLEAAGAHVLCLKDMAGLLKPAAARLLVKTLREETGLPLHLHTHDTSGIAGATLLAAIDAGVDAVDAAMDAFSGMTSQPCLGSVVAALKGSERDSGLDLDAIRAISLYWEAARAQYAAFENDLLAPASEVYLHEMPGGQFTNLKEQARSMGLESRWTEVARTYRDVNDMFGDIIKVTPTSKVVGDMALTMVSAGLTRAEVEDPAVDVSFPESVVQLMKGELSQPPGGFPEGIQRKVLKGEAPIEGRAGALMPPTDLDVAKAEVEVKIEREVSGFELASYLMYPKVFVDYALAEKKYGPVSALPTPVYFYGLAAGDELAVEIERGKTLMIRNLGVGETDEEGQVKVFFELNGQPRIIKVPNRFAANVREARRKAEDGNPAHVAAPMPGIISTVSVKTGQQIAQGDVLLSIEAMKMETSIHAERGGTVKEVLVTPGSPVDAKDLLVVIEE